ATGGCGAAGAGTTTCCCGGACAAAGAATCTCCGTCATAGTGAGCGAGGATCCTATCCATGAAATGCTTTCGCTGCATCTTGTTGGCTTCTTGTGCAGCTTCCAGAATCTTGAGCGACACACCGTATTGAGCACCGGTTTGAACGAGCGCATCCACATCTTTGGGGAAACACGAGCCACCGTACCCGATACCTGCAAAAAGGAACTGGGGTCCTATTCTGGGGTCCGAACCAATGCCGATCCGTACCATTTCAATGTCCGCTCCGACCTTTTCGCACAATCTGGAGAGTTCGTTGACAAAGGATATCTTGGTTGCCAACAATCCGTTCGCGGCGTATTTGGTCATCTCCGAAGAAGCGACGTCCATGACGAGTATCGGTTTTCCTGTCCTTACAAAGGGACTGTACAGCTCTTTCAATATCTCCCCGACTCTCACGTCTTCCACGCCAATGACCACTCGATCGGGTTTCATGCAGTCATCGATGGCATTTCCCTCTTTAAGGAATTCCGGATTGGAGGCAACATCAAAAGGATGCTGCGTTTGGGCTGCAATGATCTCCTTGACCTTTGCCGTGGTCCCCACCGGAACTGTGCTCTTGGTGACAATAATCTTGTACGTGTTGATTGCTCGGCCGATGTTGCCGGCAACCTCGAAAACCTGGCTGAGATCGGCATTTCCATTGCCGTCCGGTGGAGTACCTACTGCTATAAAGTTTATAAGAGAACGTTCGATGGTCAATTCCAGGCTCGTGGTAAAGGAGAGACGTCGCTCCGCCACGTTGCGGGCAATCATTTGCTCCAAGCCCGGTTCATAGATGGGCACTTTCCCATCGATAAGATCTTGGATCTTGCCTTCATCTATATCCATCAAGGTGACATTGTTACCCATTTCCGCAAAACACACGCCTGTCACTAATCCCACGTAACCGGTTCCTATAACGCCAACATGCATACCGAGCACCTCTTCAAAATTCAAACTACTGGATAATACCAAAGTGCTTTCATAGAGGGAATATTGAGAGATCTGTTTTTGGCCGGTCCTGGCAAATCTCCTTCGCTACGAACGCCACGCCCTGGCGTGGCTGACTTCACTTCGGAGACATGCCGGGACCGGATTTACTCCCGCCGGTGGCGGGATTACTTCTTTGAACGCACATTGCTATAAGCGCTCTATTATTACATCAAACGGTGAAAGTCTCCAAGCATAATCTCAGCAATATCATGAAACAACATCGTAAGACCTTGGAATATCAAGCCGGAAGCCGGCACCCACAAGGTTCTTGATTTCAATCGGACATTAGTCTGTCAATTGCCATATTTCAAAGCCTTCACATGAAGGAAAAACCCGCATAAAATACAAGGTGATTCCAGGTGACAAGCATTGATTTCAAACTCGTGTCGAAGCTTTTATTGATAACATTGGAAGTAACGATGTCTTGAACCTTTGTAGAGGCTTCCTGCACGGTCGGCGGGGTTTCCTATTGTATTTTTTGGCGTTTTACGGTATATAGGATGGATACTTGGATGAATCCCATAAGGGATTTTATTTAAAACTTTGTGTATTTGAGGGTGGGCACATTGCCTAGAGTACTATTTCATCGATTCGTTCCGGTTGTAGTCTTGGGATGTCTCCTCTGGGTTTTCATGATTCCTACCGCTTGCGCGGAATCTCCACTGCCGGATTTTTCTGGTATTCAGCTCGCACAGGCAGGATCGTTGCCGGAAACCAATGCAAAACCCGAAGGGACGCAAGTTTCGCGTGATTCGCTCTCGACGATCAAGCTTGACAACATAAAACCGCTTTACACTTCTCCTGCTCTTCCTGGTGAAGGGGTCTGGGATACTTCGGGAGTTCCGAGGGATTCCAGTGGAAATCCGATTATCTACAAAACCTTTTACCGCCCGAGCGTGGATTTTCCGAATGCCGTCGTGTACATGATGGTCGTGGATATGAGTAAGACCTTCCTGCAGTACTACGTGGGATCTCAGGAACCCGGTGCTTCTGTAGCGTTGTCGGAAGTTGAAACCGAGCTTCGGCCCAGAATTCTCGCTATTACGAATGCCATGTGGATGCAGAGACATTCGCGGGGTGCAGGAGCCATATTCAGAGGCAAAGTGGTCTATCCCATGGTAGACGGCATGGCCACCATGATCGTGTACAGGGACGGATCTGCGGATATCCGGGAATGGAACGCAGATATCCCCATCCATCTGGTGCGTGACGCGCGCCAATTGCGACATCTTATTGTGAAAAACGGGATGGTTGTGCAATCGGTAATGCGTAACGGCAAGCTTGAGGATTCAGAAATCGGGCTGGGCTTTTTACTCGGAGGAGGCGGCAAGAACCTTGACGGCAAGCATTTCTGGTACGTTGCCGATCGCAGTGCATTCGGTATCAGAAAAGATGGAAATCTGGTGTTTGCCATAGGACATCATATCGGGACCAAGGATCTGGCCAAAGCGCTCGTGCTGGCAGGGTGCGAACGCGGTATGCACGCGGATGCAAATCCGCACAATATCGTAGGGAATCTTTACGTACGAGACGCTCAGGGTAATCTCGTTACAAAGCAGAAACTCTCTCCCGAGCAGTCCAAATACACACTGAAGCGTTATGAGGATGGGTACACGAAAGACTTTTTCGCCATGTTCGCGAGGGACAATGCCGGGCAATCATCCGGTCGTGCGGTCAGCCGGACTGAAAACCAGCCTAACTATAGAACCCGGTGATTGCTTCTTGCATTGCAGATAATTCGTCTCACCGTATCCGACTGAAATAACAGAAGGGGAGTCCAACAGGATTCCCCTTCTATACTCTCCCACGAGATTTACTTCATCGGTTTTCAAAGGATATTTACGAAATCGTACCAATCCATCGCTTCCATGAGTTTTCCGCAGCATGGCGGAAACTCTCAGGCAACCAGATGGAACTCGTCTTTCTTCGCACCACATACGGGGCATTTATCGGGAGCCGCATCGCCGATGGTGTACCCGCATTTATCACAGACATAGTATGCCGAAACGGTGATGTCTTTGCCGCTTTCCACTGCTTTTACGGCCTGGCTGTAAAGTTCGCCGTGAACCTTCTCCACTTCGTTGGCCCAGTGAAATGACTTCGTGGCTGCGCCTTGTTTCTCTTCTTTCGATGTGGCAAGAAATTCGGGGTACATGCTGGAAAATTCGTAGTGTTCGCCCTGAAAAGCTGCTTTGAGGTTGTCCAGAGTAGAGTTGATGCCTCCGAGCACTTCAAAATGGTTGTGAGCATGGATTGTTTCAGCATCGGCCGCAGCTCTGAAGAGTTTGGCTACTCCGGGAAAACCGTCTTTGTCGGCCTTCTTTGCAAATGCGAGATACTTGCGGTTAGCCTGAGATTCTCCTGCAAATGCTGCTGCCAAGTTGTCGTTCGTCTTTGTCATTCTTTCCTCCTCGGATTAAGTTTAGAGCCGCAAGGCTCCTGAAGATGAGCCAGCATAATGCTGGGCAGTTGTACACCGTGTGAACACGTATCAAAAAGTAAGAGCATCTCGTTCGAGATGTTCGCAATCAGGACAGATTCCTACCACTTCCACTCGATGGGTAAGGACGCGATGTTTGCAGTTTTTCCGAGCTGTCTCTTCAATCTGAGGAAATGGGTCTATTGGCAGATCCTCAACTCTTCCACAACGTGCACAACGCACATGGTAATGGGTGCTGGTGTCCCCGTCGAAACGCCTGCGTGTTCCTGCGACATCGATCTTCTGAGCGTTGCCTTCCTCGCACAGGATTTCGAGGTTTCGGTACACGGTGGCAATACTGATACCCGGCAGGCGATGCCGGACTATTTGATGCAGCTCTTCAGCCGTAGGGTGCGACGTGAGTTTTTTCAACTCTTCCAGCACAACCTGCCGCTGTTTGGTCATTCTGCGTGTGAACACTTGAGTGATGCCCCTTATCGCTAACGCTTCTTAATTAAAATAAGTGCCAGATCGCAAAAACTTTGTCAAGAAAAAATTGCATACACCTAAGAAATTCCTTCTTGGATAATAGTTCCTCAAAATCGCTCAGAAATCCGATAACCGGGTAAAAATAGCAGCTAACCTGATAAGAGTAGGGTGTTCAAGAGGTCAGAAATTGTGGCTGCCATAAAAGGTGGGTGACCCTGCTCGACCATTCAGTCTGTTTATTGAAGCGAAACAATACGGGCAAATGTTCAGCCGTATCAATTCGTCCCCTTGTAAACTTGTCCGGGATAGTAAATTTCGAATTTGAACCGGGGAAACTGTTTTGGAAGTCGCATGACGTTGAATACCATTACTCCGATGGATATGCGGTCCAACCAGGAGGACATGGGCCAACCGAAGTGCACCACCACGCTTCGACCGGTCAGTTCGTATTCCACCACTTTGAGCAAGTCCACCATATGCTGGTACACGCTTCGTCGCTCGGCAACAAACCTGAAGTGATTTGACGAAAGCCTATTCGGAGCGCCTCTTCGAGGATTAAAATAGGTCACATAGGCTTCATTTTGTCTTACCTGCTTGATAGCTTCCTCTCGGGGTCTTCGAAAATAGATGTGCACTTCCGGATCGACGGATTCACTCAGATGCAGGATCATGTCCATCTGGGAATCGCTTTGTTCCGCTGCTTTTATCTCAGGGGCCCTTCTTTTCGCTATCATAAGCCCGGCCAAGAGGACTATGCCGGTGATGGTTGCCCACAATTCCGTACCGTGCGGCTTCATCCACGCAAGGAAGAAGAAGCAACTCAGGAAGACCACAAGAAATACGACTGTCACAAAACGGTTTGTGGAAAACGGCTTTATCTCCTTCGTGCCCATGAAATAGCGATAAATGATCAAAGATCCCATGTTGATGCAGAAACTGGCGATCAAGCCCAAGGCATACATATCGGCCAGGATCATCTGACTGCCTCGGGTGATGAGGATGATGACGGAAAAAAAAGCGGCATTTATGAGATGAATGCGATAGAGCGAGTCATTCCGATTCGGTGTAATGAGCCAGGAAAATCCGTATCGTTCGGCAACACGCTCCAACAATTCGCTGGAAGCGACAAAAGCCGTGTTAATAGCCATAATAAGAGTGAGGCTGGCCAATATGGCAACCGCGACGCCGAATGGAACGCCGTTTATCATGGTGGCATAATGAGTTATGAGGTCGCCTTCATGAGCGCGAAAATCAATGGGAGCAGATAAAGCCAAAGCGGCAACCACGGGGGTTACAACGCCGACAGTAACGGCGAGAAAGATGTATGCTCGTCCTATCTCCCGCCAGGTACGGACCAATCCTGCTGTCTGAAGAACGGATTCCACGCCAGAGTACGCCAAAACGCAGCTTGCCACTGAAGCGATAAAGATGCCGTAGCCCGAAAAAATCGACCCGGTGTTCATTCTGTGACCGGCGTGCTCGACAGCTTGCTCCAGGCGGGTCAGAGATTCTCCGTCCATGGACAGAAAACCCGACACAATGAGATTAAGGAAGATGATTGTAGCGAAAATGAAGACAGAGAACGTGAACCGCGCATTCTCCTTTATCCCGATAATATTGAGTCCAGCGATAGCCCACACGATGGTTATCGCTGTCATCATCTTGAAAGAGTGCGAAAATGCGAAAAATGAAGTCGCATTCTCCACAGCGCTGACCGCTGAAATACACGCCGTCAAAATGTAATCGACCATAATGGAAGCAACGGCAACGAAAGAGACTACCGGTCCCAGGACCAGATAAGAAAACGAGTACACGCCCCCGCCGAATATCCCGTGAAATTCCAGTATTTCTGCTATTTCAACCAACCGTGTCGTCATGTAGTGAATAAACACGGCAGTAAACGCGATAAAGAAAATAGCACTGGGGCCGATGAAACGGTAGGCCTCGGCAGGAGCGTAGAACACCGAAGTCAGCTCGTCCATGAGGGTGATGACTGCCACAGCGAGCCACGTCAACCAGATACGTCCGCCCTGGGAGTAGTAGAGAAGATTCGTCTTGCGTAACAGAATGAAAAACGCACCGATCAGCGATACATTGAGTAGCACCAGGACGATGGTTTTCATGCATCACGCCTCGAACAGTACCACTTTGCTAAATCATAACCGAGCAAAATTGGTTAGAATTTTTAATCCTGTTTCCTGGC
The sequence above is a segment of the Desulfomonile tiedjei DSM 6799 genome. Coding sequences within it:
- a CDS encoding APC family permease, producing the protein MKTIVLVLLNVSLIGAFFILLRKTNLLYYSQGGRIWLTWLAVAVITLMDELTSVFYAPAEAYRFIGPSAIFFIAFTAVFIHYMTTRLVEIAEILEFHGIFGGGVYSFSYLVLGPVVSFVAVASIMVDYILTACISAVSAVENATSFFAFSHSFKMMTAITIVWAIAGLNIIGIKENARFTFSVFIFATIIFLNLIVSGFLSMDGESLTRLEQAVEHAGHRMNTGSIFSGYGIFIASVASCVLAYSGVESVLQTAGLVRTWREIGRAYIFLAVTVGVVTPVVAALALSAPIDFRAHEGDLITHYATMINGVPFGVAVAILASLTLIMAINTAFVASSELLERVAERYGFSWLITPNRNDSLYRIHLINAAFFSVIILITRGSQMILADMYALGLIASFCINMGSLIIYRYFMGTKEIKPFSTNRFVTVVFLVVFLSCFFFLAWMKPHGTELWATITGIVLLAGLMIAKRRAPEIKAAEQSDSQMDMILHLSESVDPEVHIYFRRPREEAIKQVRQNEAYVTYFNPRRGAPNRLSSNHFRFVAERRSVYQHMVDLLKVVEYELTGRSVVVHFGWPMSSWLDRISIGVMVFNVMRLPKQFPRFKFEIYYPGQVYKGTN
- a CDS encoding Fur family transcriptional regulator — encoded protein: MFTRRMTKQRQVVLEELKKLTSHPTAEELHQIVRHRLPGISIATVYRNLEILCEEGNAQKIDVAGTRRRFDGDTSTHYHVRCARCGRVEDLPIDPFPQIEETARKNCKHRVLTHRVEVVGICPDCEHLERDALTF
- a CDS encoding rubrerythrin family protein produces the protein MTKTNDNLAAAFAGESQANRKYLAFAKKADKDGFPGVAKLFRAAADAETIHAHNHFEVLGGINSTLDNLKAAFQGEHYEFSSMYPEFLATSKEEKQGAATKSFHWANEVEKVHGELYSQAVKAVESGKDITVSAYYVCDKCGYTIGDAAPDKCPVCGAKKDEFHLVA
- a CDS encoding UDP-glucose dehydrogenase family protein, encoding MHVGVIGTGYVGLVTGVCFAEMGNNVTLMDIDEGKIQDLIDGKVPIYEPGLEQMIARNVAERRLSFTTSLELTIERSLINFIAVGTPPDGNGNADLSQVFEVAGNIGRAINTYKIIVTKSTVPVGTTAKVKEIIAAQTQHPFDVASNPEFLKEGNAIDDCMKPDRVVIGVEDVRVGEILKELYSPFVRTGKPILVMDVASSEMTKYAANGLLATKISFVNELSRLCEKVGADIEMVRIGIGSDPRIGPQFLFAGIGYGGSCFPKDVDALVQTGAQYGVSLKILEAAQEANKMQRKHFMDRILAHYDGDSLSGKLFAIWGLSFKPRTDDLREAPSLELINFLLDQGARIRAFDPVAMENAGKILGHGVEFAPGNYECLEGADALIIVTEWNEFRHPDFDKIKSLLVQPVIFDGRNIYNPKRMIDRGFYYYSIGR